A region from the Toxotes jaculatrix isolate fToxJac2 chromosome 2, fToxJac2.pri, whole genome shotgun sequence genome encodes:
- the LOC121191028 gene encoding regulator of telomere elongation helicase 1-like, whose amino-acid sequence MPSLILRGVTVNFPFPPYDCQKDYMRKVIECLQRKANGVLESPTGTGKTLCLLCATLAWREHFKETISARKIAERLQAGDAATYYTNVPKVIYASRTHSQLTQVISELKNTSYRPKVCVLGSREKLCINQEVMRQESNHVKVHMCKGKVSTRSCVYYNNVEEKSTDRDLVNSILDIEDLVKLGREQRVCPYYLSCSIKQQADIIFMPYNYLLDPKCRRAHSMELNGAVVIFDEAHNVEKTCEEVTSFDLTPYDVASAIAAVDRLLVEQDKQASHGDSVTKDLNVESLTSGLKIDLDAIAKIKQILLDLEAAIDSYDVPSDKGITKPGIFIYELLERAHLTYSSKTAVYKALEQIIGCFAGRTEVFMNTSGLQKLADIIQLVFCGEASEKDRQQQMQSNTSNFKVHIHKDTSYHKKKSTDVRASSSSKKQGNILSYWCFSPGFVMQDLKSQGVRCIIMTSGTLSPLSSFTSEMRIEFPVCLENSHVIERDQIFVSIVERGPDGEQLSSAFNRRSLPENVASLGKTVANLSRVVPHGLLVFFPSFPLMEKTLEFWRANGLADRINSIKPIFVEPKGKGTFTEVMEGYYTKVKDPASKGGSFFAVCRGKASEGLDFADTFGRGVIITGLPFPPKMDPRVILKMQFLDEMGRKKAPGLKYLSGQEWYKQQAFRAVNQAIGRVIRHKEDYGAIFLCDQRFKSSDAQAQLPSWVRPYVRPYEGFGSVVREVSQFFRVANKMRPVVETKTAAESSHSQSSHTQKAKVLDAHLPSLKRRRLNEHTGATGMPGIFAQYECEVRRRPTNLLDALEHIDHHSRGNDDGVVGEEKDRVIINHLDSICHAILKGKWPWPSKQHDSPGSLAAIEMPKPPLSVSHSSSSGLGPPVFTNGGLIGSMGSMVAMMLHGIPHPHGAAVPQHTFWPSFIP is encoded by the exons AAGGCGAATGGGGTTCTGGAGAGTCCCACAGGAACCGGTAAAAccctgtgtctgctgtgtgccACCCTGGCCTGGAGGGAGCACTTCAAAGAGACCATCTCTGCCCGCAAGATAGCAGAGAGGCTGCAAGCGGGGGACGCGGCGA CCTACTACACCAATGTCCCCAAGGTCATATATGCATCCAGGACACACTCTCAGCTCACACAGGTTATCAGTGAGTTAAAGAACACTTCATACAG GCCAaaggtgtgtgtgctggggtCAAGAGAGAAGCTGTGTATCAACCAGGAAGTGATGCGCCAGGAGAGTAACCACGTCAAG GTCCATATGTGCAAAGGGAAAGTTTCCACCAGGTCATGTGTCTACTACAATAATGTTGAAG AAAAGAGCACTGACAGAGACTTGGTGAACTCCATCCTCGATATTGAAGACTTGGTCAAATTGGGCCGCGAGCAGAG GGTCTGTCCTTACTACCTCTCCTGTTCCATAAAGCAGCAGGCAGATattattttcatgccatacaACTACCTGCTGGATCCAAAG tGCCGCAGGGCGCACAGCATGGAGCTGAATGGAGCCGTGGTCATTTTTGATGAAGCTCATAATGTG GAAAAGACGTGTGAAGAGGTAACATCGTTTGACCTCACTCCCTATGATGTGGCCTCAGCCATTGCTGCTGTGGACAGGCTGCTGGTGGAGCAGGATAAACAAGCCAGCCATGGAGACTCTGTGACGAAGGACTTAAACGTGGAGTCCCTCACCTCTG gtttAAAAATAGATTTAGACGCCATCGCTAAAATCAAGC AGATTCTGCTGGATCTGGAAGCTGCTATTGATTCCTATGACGTTCCAAGTGACAAAGGCATCACAAAACCTGGAAT cttCATCTATGAGCTGTTAGAGAGAGCTCACCTGACCTACAGCAGCAAGACAGCTGTGTATAAAGCTCTGGAGCAGATCATTGGATGCTTTGCAGGAC GGACAGAAGTATTCATGAACACGAGTGGACTGCAGAAGCTGGCTGATATCATACAG CTGGTGTTCTGTGGTGAAGcatcagagaaagacagacagcagcagatgcagTCCAACACATCTAACTTTAAG GTTCATATCCACAAAGACACCAGCTATCACAAGAAAAAGAGCACTGATGTGAGGGCTTCATCCTCATCAAAGAAACAAG GCAACATTCTGAGTTACTGGTGCTTCTCTCCTGGCTTCGTCATGCAGGACCTGAAGAGTCAGGGTGTTCGCTGCATCATTATGACCAGCGGCACCCTCTCTCCCCTATCCTCTTTCACCTCTGAGATGAGGAT AGAATTCCCAGTGTGTCTGGAGAACAGCCATGTGATTGAGCGGGACCAGATCTTTGTTAGCATCGTTGAACGAGGCCCAGATGGAGAGCAGTTAAGTTCAGCGTTCAATAGAAG GTCTCTTCCTGAAAACGTGGCATCTTTAGGCAAAACTGTTG CCAACCTGAGCCGTGTGGTTCCTCATGGACTCTTagtgttttttccctcctttcctttgATGGAAAAAACCCTGGAGTTCTGGAGA GCAAATGGACTTGCAGATCGCATTAACAGCATCAAGCCCATTTTTGTTGAACCTAAGGGAAAGGGCACCTTCACTGAG GTTATGGAGGGATATTACACCAAAGTCAAAGATCCAGCATCCAAAGGGGGATCCTTCTTTGCTGTGTGTCGAGGGAAG GCTAGTGAGGGTCTGGATTTTGCCGACACCTTTGGTCGGGGTGTCATCATCACCGGCCTTCCCTTCCCTCCAAAGATGGACCCTCGAGTCATCCTGAAGATGCAGTTCTTGGATGAGATGGGCAGGAAGAAAGCTCCTGGGCTGAAG tacCTGTCTGGGCAGGAGTGGTACAAACAGCAGGCTTTCAGGGCTGTGAACCAGGCCATTGGCAGAGTCATTCGCCATAAGGAGGACTATGGAGCCATCTTCCTGTGTGACCAGAG GTTTAAGTCCTCTGATGCCCAGGCTCAGCTGCCATCATGGGTTAGGCCTTATGTACGACCTTATGAAGGCTTTGGAAGTGTGGTCCGGGAAGTCTCTCAGTTCTTCAGGGTTGCAAACAAAATG AGGCCTGTGGTAGAGACGAAGACTGCTGCAGAGAGCTCCCACTCCCAAAGCTCCCACACCCAGAAGGCCAAGGTGCTGGATGCCCACCTTCCCagcctgaagaggaggaggctca ATGAACACACTGGAGCCACTGGGATGCCCGGGATATTTGCTCAATATGAGTGTGAGGTGCGGAGGAGACCAACCAACCTGCTGGATGCTCTGGAGCACATTGACCATCACAGTAGAGGAAATGATGATGGTGTGGTGGGAGAGGAGAAG GACCGGGTGATCATCAACCATCTGGACAGCATCTGCCACGCCATCCTGAAAGGGAAGTGGCCTTGGCCAAGCAAGCAGCACGACTCGCCCGGCTCCCTGGCCGCCATTGAGATGCCTAAGCCCCCGCTGTCCGTCTCCCATTCCTCCTCATCTGGCCTCGGCCCTCCCGTCTTCACCAACGGCGGTTTGATCGGCAGCATGGGCTCCATGGTGGCCATGATGCTGCACGGCATCCCGCACCCCCATGGGGCTGCAGTTCCACAGCACACTTT CTGGCCCTCCTTCATACCCTGA